Proteins encoded within one genomic window of Ctenopharyngodon idella isolate HZGC_01 chromosome 6, HZGC01, whole genome shotgun sequence:
- the gulp1b gene encoding PTB domain-containing engulfment adapter protein 1 isoform X4, which yields MNRAFNRRKDKPSMHTPEALVRSHVVYNAKFLGITEVEQPKGTDMVRVAVRKLKFQRHIKKSEGQKTPKVELQISIYGVKILDPKTKEMQHNCQLHRMSFCADDKTDKRIFTFICTEPETKKHLCYVFDSEKCAEEITLAIGQAFDLAYKKFLESGGKDVETRKQIGNLQKRIQDLEMENSKLKKKLKELEDQLMDSRCSPRPSALSWCGDVTSLSSLEISSVTLTPVSSPDSSQSASLLTPPPAKPTQLQPTSGYIVPRPRAGSIQARAPSTDIFDMVPFTPESPITRRLNCNGISSPYLPPRDRDIDLFGAEPFDPFICGPAVFTPDIQSKLDEMQEGFQMGLTLEGTVFSLDSRC from the exons ATGAACAGGGCTTTTAACAGGAGAAAGG ATAAACCAAGTATGCACACACctgaagccttggtgagaagTCATGTTGTGTATAATGCAAAG TTCTTGGGAATCACAGAAGTGGAGCAGCCCAAAGGGACAGACATGGTCCGTGTGGCCGTCAGGAAGCTGAAG TTTCAAAGGCACATCAAGAAGTCAGAGGGGCAGAAAACTCCCAAAGTGGAGCTTCAGATCTCTATATATGGTGTGAAGATATTGGACCCTAAAACTAAG GAGATGCAGCATAACTGCCAACTTCACAGAATGTCCTTCTGTGCAGATGACAAAACAGATAAAAGAATCTTCACCTTTATCTGTACAGAACCCGAGACGAAGAAACACCTGTGCTACGTGTTTGACAGTGAAAAATGT GCGGAGGAGATCACACTTGCTATTGGACAAGCCTTTGATCTCGCCTACAAAAAGTTCCTAGAGTCAGGTGGAAAAGATGTAGAGACGAGGAAACAGATTGGAAACCTTCAGAAACGA ATTCAGGATTTGGAGATGGAGAACTCAAAACTGAAGAAGAAGCTCAAAGAACTGGAGGATCAGCTGATGGATTCTCGCTGCTCACCA AGGCCGTCTGCCTTGTCCTGGTGTGGTGATGTCACATCACTGTCCAGCCTAGAGATCTCCTCTGTCACTCTAACGCCTGTCAGCTCACCCGATTCCAGCCAATCAGCAAGCTTGCTCACCCCTCCTCCTGCTAAACCCACCCAATTACAGCCCACAAGTGGTTACATCGTGCCACGACCTCGT GCTGGAAGCATACAAGCTAGAGCGCCCTCCACTGACATATTTGATATGGTTCCATTCACCCCTGAGTCTCCAATTACAAGACGGTTGAATTGTAACGGCATCTCATCTCCGTACCTGCCTCCAAGAGACAGAG ATATAGACCTGTTTGGAGCAGAACCATTTGATCCGTTCATTTGTGGACCTGCTGTCTTCACCCCAGACATCCAGTCCAAACTGGATGAGATGCag GAGGGGTTCCAAATGGGACTGACTCTAGAGGGGACGGTGTTTTCTCTGGACAGCCGATGCTGA
- the gulp1b gene encoding PTB domain-containing engulfment adapter protein 1 isoform X1 has translation MRLDGLRFAGNNYKINLPCDFSLESVLTSQALLKLCRMNRAFNRRKDKPSMHTPEALVRSHVVYNAKFLGITEVEQPKGTDMVRVAVRKLKFQRHIKKSEGQKTPKVELQISIYGVKILDPKTKEMQHNCQLHRMSFCADDKTDKRIFTFICTEPETKKHLCYVFDSEKCAEEITLAIGQAFDLAYKKFLESGGKDVETRKQIGNLQKRIQDLEMENSKLKKKLKELEDQLMDSRCSPRPSALSWCGDVTSLSSLEISSVTLTPVSSPDSSQSASLLTPPPAKPTQLQPTSGYIVPRPRAGSIQARAPSTDIFDMVPFTPESPITRRLNCNGISSPYLPPRDRDIDLFGAEPFDPFICGPAVFTPDIQSKLDEMQEGFQMGLTLEGTVFSLDSRC, from the exons GTGATTTCTCATTGGAGTCTGTCCTCACCTCACAGGCACTTCTCAAACTCTGCAGAATGAACAGGGCTTTTAACAGGAGAAAGG ATAAACCAAGTATGCACACACctgaagccttggtgagaagTCATGTTGTGTATAATGCAAAG TTCTTGGGAATCACAGAAGTGGAGCAGCCCAAAGGGACAGACATGGTCCGTGTGGCCGTCAGGAAGCTGAAG TTTCAAAGGCACATCAAGAAGTCAGAGGGGCAGAAAACTCCCAAAGTGGAGCTTCAGATCTCTATATATGGTGTGAAGATATTGGACCCTAAAACTAAG GAGATGCAGCATAACTGCCAACTTCACAGAATGTCCTTCTGTGCAGATGACAAAACAGATAAAAGAATCTTCACCTTTATCTGTACAGAACCCGAGACGAAGAAACACCTGTGCTACGTGTTTGACAGTGAAAAATGT GCGGAGGAGATCACACTTGCTATTGGACAAGCCTTTGATCTCGCCTACAAAAAGTTCCTAGAGTCAGGTGGAAAAGATGTAGAGACGAGGAAACAGATTGGAAACCTTCAGAAACGA ATTCAGGATTTGGAGATGGAGAACTCAAAACTGAAGAAGAAGCTCAAAGAACTGGAGGATCAGCTGATGGATTCTCGCTGCTCACCA AGGCCGTCTGCCTTGTCCTGGTGTGGTGATGTCACATCACTGTCCAGCCTAGAGATCTCCTCTGTCACTCTAACGCCTGTCAGCTCACCCGATTCCAGCCAATCAGCAAGCTTGCTCACCCCTCCTCCTGCTAAACCCACCCAATTACAGCCCACAAGTGGTTACATCGTGCCACGACCTCGT GCTGGAAGCATACAAGCTAGAGCGCCCTCCACTGACATATTTGATATGGTTCCATTCACCCCTGAGTCTCCAATTACAAGACGGTTGAATTGTAACGGCATCTCATCTCCGTACCTGCCTCCAAGAGACAGAG ATATAGACCTGTTTGGAGCAGAACCATTTGATCCGTTCATTTGTGGACCTGCTGTCTTCACCCCAGACATCCAGTCCAAACTGGATGAGATGCag GAGGGGTTCCAAATGGGACTGACTCTAGAGGGGACGGTGTTTTCTCTGGACAGCCGATGCTGA
- the gulp1b gene encoding PTB domain-containing engulfment adapter protein 1 isoform X3 has product MRLDGLRFAGNNYKINLPYKPSMHTPEALVRSHVVYNAKFLGITEVEQPKGTDMVRVAVRKLKFQRHIKKSEGQKTPKVELQISIYGVKILDPKTKEMQHNCQLHRMSFCADDKTDKRIFTFICTEPETKKHLCYVFDSEKCAEEITLAIGQAFDLAYKKFLESGGKDVETRKQIGNLQKRIQDLEMENSKLKKKLKELEDQLMDSRCSPRPSALSWCGDVTSLSSLEISSVTLTPVSSPDSSQSASLLTPPPAKPTQLQPTSGYIVPRPRAGSIQARAPSTDIFDMVPFTPESPITRRLNCNGISSPYLPPRDRDIDLFGAEPFDPFICGPAVFTPDIQSKLDEMQEGFQMGLTLEGTVFSLDSRC; this is encoded by the exons ATAAACCAAGTATGCACACACctgaagccttggtgagaagTCATGTTGTGTATAATGCAAAG TTCTTGGGAATCACAGAAGTGGAGCAGCCCAAAGGGACAGACATGGTCCGTGTGGCCGTCAGGAAGCTGAAG TTTCAAAGGCACATCAAGAAGTCAGAGGGGCAGAAAACTCCCAAAGTGGAGCTTCAGATCTCTATATATGGTGTGAAGATATTGGACCCTAAAACTAAG GAGATGCAGCATAACTGCCAACTTCACAGAATGTCCTTCTGTGCAGATGACAAAACAGATAAAAGAATCTTCACCTTTATCTGTACAGAACCCGAGACGAAGAAACACCTGTGCTACGTGTTTGACAGTGAAAAATGT GCGGAGGAGATCACACTTGCTATTGGACAAGCCTTTGATCTCGCCTACAAAAAGTTCCTAGAGTCAGGTGGAAAAGATGTAGAGACGAGGAAACAGATTGGAAACCTTCAGAAACGA ATTCAGGATTTGGAGATGGAGAACTCAAAACTGAAGAAGAAGCTCAAAGAACTGGAGGATCAGCTGATGGATTCTCGCTGCTCACCA AGGCCGTCTGCCTTGTCCTGGTGTGGTGATGTCACATCACTGTCCAGCCTAGAGATCTCCTCTGTCACTCTAACGCCTGTCAGCTCACCCGATTCCAGCCAATCAGCAAGCTTGCTCACCCCTCCTCCTGCTAAACCCACCCAATTACAGCCCACAAGTGGTTACATCGTGCCACGACCTCGT GCTGGAAGCATACAAGCTAGAGCGCCCTCCACTGACATATTTGATATGGTTCCATTCACCCCTGAGTCTCCAATTACAAGACGGTTGAATTGTAACGGCATCTCATCTCCGTACCTGCCTCCAAGAGACAGAG ATATAGACCTGTTTGGAGCAGAACCATTTGATCCGTTCATTTGTGGACCTGCTGTCTTCACCCCAGACATCCAGTCCAAACTGGATGAGATGCag GAGGGGTTCCAAATGGGACTGACTCTAGAGGGGACGGTGTTTTCTCTGGACAGCCGATGCTGA
- the gulp1b gene encoding PTB domain-containing engulfment adapter protein 1 isoform X9, translating to MRLDGLRFAGNNYKINLPYKPSMHTPEALVRSHVVYNAKFLGITEVEQPKGTDMVRVAVRKLKFQRHIKKSEGQKTPKVELQISIYGVKILDPKTKEMQHNCQLHRMSFCADDKTDKRIFTFICTEPETKKHLCYVFDSEKCAEEITLAIGQAFDLAYKKFLESGGKDVETRKQIGNLQKRIQDLEMENSKLKKKLKELEDQLMDSRCSPAGSIQARAPSTDIFDMVPFTPESPITRRLNCNGISSPYLPPRDRDIDLFGAEPFDPFICGPAVFTPDIQSKLDEMQEGFQMGLTLEGTVFSLDSRC from the exons ATAAACCAAGTATGCACACACctgaagccttggtgagaagTCATGTTGTGTATAATGCAAAG TTCTTGGGAATCACAGAAGTGGAGCAGCCCAAAGGGACAGACATGGTCCGTGTGGCCGTCAGGAAGCTGAAG TTTCAAAGGCACATCAAGAAGTCAGAGGGGCAGAAAACTCCCAAAGTGGAGCTTCAGATCTCTATATATGGTGTGAAGATATTGGACCCTAAAACTAAG GAGATGCAGCATAACTGCCAACTTCACAGAATGTCCTTCTGTGCAGATGACAAAACAGATAAAAGAATCTTCACCTTTATCTGTACAGAACCCGAGACGAAGAAACACCTGTGCTACGTGTTTGACAGTGAAAAATGT GCGGAGGAGATCACACTTGCTATTGGACAAGCCTTTGATCTCGCCTACAAAAAGTTCCTAGAGTCAGGTGGAAAAGATGTAGAGACGAGGAAACAGATTGGAAACCTTCAGAAACGA ATTCAGGATTTGGAGATGGAGAACTCAAAACTGAAGAAGAAGCTCAAAGAACTGGAGGATCAGCTGATGGATTCTCGCTGCTCACCA GCTGGAAGCATACAAGCTAGAGCGCCCTCCACTGACATATTTGATATGGTTCCATTCACCCCTGAGTCTCCAATTACAAGACGGTTGAATTGTAACGGCATCTCATCTCCGTACCTGCCTCCAAGAGACAGAG ATATAGACCTGTTTGGAGCAGAACCATTTGATCCGTTCATTTGTGGACCTGCTGTCTTCACCCCAGACATCCAGTCCAAACTGGATGAGATGCag GAGGGGTTCCAAATGGGACTGACTCTAGAGGGGACGGTGTTTTCTCTGGACAGCCGATGCTGA
- the gulp1b gene encoding PTB domain-containing engulfment adapter protein 1 isoform X5, whose protein sequence is MRLDGLRFAGNNYKINLPCDFSLESVLTSQALLKLCRMNRAFNRRKDKPSMHTPEALVRSHVVYNAKFLGITEVEQPKGTDMVRVAVRKLKFQRHIKKSEGQKTPKVELQISIYGVKILDPKTKEMQHNCQLHRMSFCADDKTDKRIFTFICTEPETKKHLCYVFDSEKCAEEITLAIGQAFDLAYKKFLESGGKDVETRKQIGNLQKRIQDLEMENSKLKKKLKELEDQLMDSRCSPVRPAGSIQARAPSTDIFDMVPFTPESPITRRLNCNGISSPYLPPRDRDIDLFGAEPFDPFICGPAVFTPDIQSKLDEMQEGFQMGLTLEGTVFSLDSRC, encoded by the exons GTGATTTCTCATTGGAGTCTGTCCTCACCTCACAGGCACTTCTCAAACTCTGCAGAATGAACAGGGCTTTTAACAGGAGAAAGG ATAAACCAAGTATGCACACACctgaagccttggtgagaagTCATGTTGTGTATAATGCAAAG TTCTTGGGAATCACAGAAGTGGAGCAGCCCAAAGGGACAGACATGGTCCGTGTGGCCGTCAGGAAGCTGAAG TTTCAAAGGCACATCAAGAAGTCAGAGGGGCAGAAAACTCCCAAAGTGGAGCTTCAGATCTCTATATATGGTGTGAAGATATTGGACCCTAAAACTAAG GAGATGCAGCATAACTGCCAACTTCACAGAATGTCCTTCTGTGCAGATGACAAAACAGATAAAAGAATCTTCACCTTTATCTGTACAGAACCCGAGACGAAGAAACACCTGTGCTACGTGTTTGACAGTGAAAAATGT GCGGAGGAGATCACACTTGCTATTGGACAAGCCTTTGATCTCGCCTACAAAAAGTTCCTAGAGTCAGGTGGAAAAGATGTAGAGACGAGGAAACAGATTGGAAACCTTCAGAAACGA ATTCAGGATTTGGAGATGGAGAACTCAAAACTGAAGAAGAAGCTCAAAGAACTGGAGGATCAGCTGATGGATTCTCGCTGCTCACCAGTACGTCCA GCTGGAAGCATACAAGCTAGAGCGCCCTCCACTGACATATTTGATATGGTTCCATTCACCCCTGAGTCTCCAATTACAAGACGGTTGAATTGTAACGGCATCTCATCTCCGTACCTGCCTCCAAGAGACAGAG ATATAGACCTGTTTGGAGCAGAACCATTTGATCCGTTCATTTGTGGACCTGCTGTCTTCACCCCAGACATCCAGTCCAAACTGGATGAGATGCag GAGGGGTTCCAAATGGGACTGACTCTAGAGGGGACGGTGTTTTCTCTGGACAGCCGATGCTGA
- the gulp1b gene encoding PTB domain-containing engulfment adapter protein 1 isoform X6, with protein MRLDGLRFAGNNYKINLPCDFSLESVLTSQALLKLCRMNRAFNRRKDKPSMHTPEALVRSHVVYNAKFLGITEVEQPKGTDMVRVAVRKLKFQRHIKKSEGQKTPKVELQISIYGVKILDPKTKEMQHNCQLHRMSFCADDKTDKRIFTFICTEPETKKHLCYVFDSEKCAEEITLAIGQAFDLAYKKFLESGGKDVETRKQIGNLQKRDLEMENSKLKKKLKELEDQLMDSRCSPVRPAGSIQARAPSTDIFDMVPFTPESPITRRLNCNGISSPYLPPRDRDIDLFGAEPFDPFICGPAVFTPDIQSKLDEMQEGFQMGLTLEGTVFSLDSRC; from the exons GTGATTTCTCATTGGAGTCTGTCCTCACCTCACAGGCACTTCTCAAACTCTGCAGAATGAACAGGGCTTTTAACAGGAGAAAGG ATAAACCAAGTATGCACACACctgaagccttggtgagaagTCATGTTGTGTATAATGCAAAG TTCTTGGGAATCACAGAAGTGGAGCAGCCCAAAGGGACAGACATGGTCCGTGTGGCCGTCAGGAAGCTGAAG TTTCAAAGGCACATCAAGAAGTCAGAGGGGCAGAAAACTCCCAAAGTGGAGCTTCAGATCTCTATATATGGTGTGAAGATATTGGACCCTAAAACTAAG GAGATGCAGCATAACTGCCAACTTCACAGAATGTCCTTCTGTGCAGATGACAAAACAGATAAAAGAATCTTCACCTTTATCTGTACAGAACCCGAGACGAAGAAACACCTGTGCTACGTGTTTGACAGTGAAAAATGT GCGGAGGAGATCACACTTGCTATTGGACAAGCCTTTGATCTCGCCTACAAAAAGTTCCTAGAGTCAGGTGGAAAAGATGTAGAGACGAGGAAACAGATTGGAAACCTTCAGAAACGA GATTTGGAGATGGAGAACTCAAAACTGAAGAAGAAGCTCAAAGAACTGGAGGATCAGCTGATGGATTCTCGCTGCTCACCAGTACGTCCA GCTGGAAGCATACAAGCTAGAGCGCCCTCCACTGACATATTTGATATGGTTCCATTCACCCCTGAGTCTCCAATTACAAGACGGTTGAATTGTAACGGCATCTCATCTCCGTACCTGCCTCCAAGAGACAGAG ATATAGACCTGTTTGGAGCAGAACCATTTGATCCGTTCATTTGTGGACCTGCTGTCTTCACCCCAGACATCCAGTCCAAACTGGATGAGATGCag GAGGGGTTCCAAATGGGACTGACTCTAGAGGGGACGGTGTTTTCTCTGGACAGCCGATGCTGA
- the gulp1b gene encoding PTB domain-containing engulfment adapter protein 1 isoform X8, translated as MRLDGLRFAGNNYKINLPCDFSLESVLTSQALLKLCRMNRAFNRRKDKPSMHTPEALVRSHVVYNAKFLGITEVEQPKGTDMVRVAVRKLKFQRHIKKSEGQKTPKVELQISIYGVKILDPKTKEMQHNCQLHRMSFCADDKTDKRIFTFICTEPETKKHLCYVFDSEKCAEEITLAIGQAFDLAYKKFLESGGKDVETRKQIGNLQKRDLEMENSKLKKKLKELEDQLMDSRCSPAGSIQARAPSTDIFDMVPFTPESPITRRLNCNGISSPYLPPRDRDIDLFGAEPFDPFICGPAVFTPDIQSKLDEMQEGFQMGLTLEGTVFSLDSRC; from the exons GTGATTTCTCATTGGAGTCTGTCCTCACCTCACAGGCACTTCTCAAACTCTGCAGAATGAACAGGGCTTTTAACAGGAGAAAGG ATAAACCAAGTATGCACACACctgaagccttggtgagaagTCATGTTGTGTATAATGCAAAG TTCTTGGGAATCACAGAAGTGGAGCAGCCCAAAGGGACAGACATGGTCCGTGTGGCCGTCAGGAAGCTGAAG TTTCAAAGGCACATCAAGAAGTCAGAGGGGCAGAAAACTCCCAAAGTGGAGCTTCAGATCTCTATATATGGTGTGAAGATATTGGACCCTAAAACTAAG GAGATGCAGCATAACTGCCAACTTCACAGAATGTCCTTCTGTGCAGATGACAAAACAGATAAAAGAATCTTCACCTTTATCTGTACAGAACCCGAGACGAAGAAACACCTGTGCTACGTGTTTGACAGTGAAAAATGT GCGGAGGAGATCACACTTGCTATTGGACAAGCCTTTGATCTCGCCTACAAAAAGTTCCTAGAGTCAGGTGGAAAAGATGTAGAGACGAGGAAACAGATTGGAAACCTTCAGAAACGA GATTTGGAGATGGAGAACTCAAAACTGAAGAAGAAGCTCAAAGAACTGGAGGATCAGCTGATGGATTCTCGCTGCTCACCA GCTGGAAGCATACAAGCTAGAGCGCCCTCCACTGACATATTTGATATGGTTCCATTCACCCCTGAGTCTCCAATTACAAGACGGTTGAATTGTAACGGCATCTCATCTCCGTACCTGCCTCCAAGAGACAGAG ATATAGACCTGTTTGGAGCAGAACCATTTGATCCGTTCATTTGTGGACCTGCTGTCTTCACCCCAGACATCCAGTCCAAACTGGATGAGATGCag GAGGGGTTCCAAATGGGACTGACTCTAGAGGGGACGGTGTTTTCTCTGGACAGCCGATGCTGA
- the gulp1b gene encoding PTB domain-containing engulfment adapter protein 1 isoform X2, whose product MRLDGLRFAGNNYKINLPCDFSLESVLTSQALLKLCRMNRAFNRRKDKPSMHTPEALVRSHVVYNAKFLGITEVEQPKGTDMVRVAVRKLKFQRHIKKSEGQKTPKVELQISIYGVKILDPKTKEMQHNCQLHRMSFCADDKTDKRIFTFICTEPETKKHLCYVFDSEKCAEEITLAIGQAFDLAYKKFLESGGKDVETRKQIGNLQKRDLEMENSKLKKKLKELEDQLMDSRCSPRPSALSWCGDVTSLSSLEISSVTLTPVSSPDSSQSASLLTPPPAKPTQLQPTSGYIVPRPRAGSIQARAPSTDIFDMVPFTPESPITRRLNCNGISSPYLPPRDRDIDLFGAEPFDPFICGPAVFTPDIQSKLDEMQEGFQMGLTLEGTVFSLDSRC is encoded by the exons GTGATTTCTCATTGGAGTCTGTCCTCACCTCACAGGCACTTCTCAAACTCTGCAGAATGAACAGGGCTTTTAACAGGAGAAAGG ATAAACCAAGTATGCACACACctgaagccttggtgagaagTCATGTTGTGTATAATGCAAAG TTCTTGGGAATCACAGAAGTGGAGCAGCCCAAAGGGACAGACATGGTCCGTGTGGCCGTCAGGAAGCTGAAG TTTCAAAGGCACATCAAGAAGTCAGAGGGGCAGAAAACTCCCAAAGTGGAGCTTCAGATCTCTATATATGGTGTGAAGATATTGGACCCTAAAACTAAG GAGATGCAGCATAACTGCCAACTTCACAGAATGTCCTTCTGTGCAGATGACAAAACAGATAAAAGAATCTTCACCTTTATCTGTACAGAACCCGAGACGAAGAAACACCTGTGCTACGTGTTTGACAGTGAAAAATGT GCGGAGGAGATCACACTTGCTATTGGACAAGCCTTTGATCTCGCCTACAAAAAGTTCCTAGAGTCAGGTGGAAAAGATGTAGAGACGAGGAAACAGATTGGAAACCTTCAGAAACGA GATTTGGAGATGGAGAACTCAAAACTGAAGAAGAAGCTCAAAGAACTGGAGGATCAGCTGATGGATTCTCGCTGCTCACCA AGGCCGTCTGCCTTGTCCTGGTGTGGTGATGTCACATCACTGTCCAGCCTAGAGATCTCCTCTGTCACTCTAACGCCTGTCAGCTCACCCGATTCCAGCCAATCAGCAAGCTTGCTCACCCCTCCTCCTGCTAAACCCACCCAATTACAGCCCACAAGTGGTTACATCGTGCCACGACCTCGT GCTGGAAGCATACAAGCTAGAGCGCCCTCCACTGACATATTTGATATGGTTCCATTCACCCCTGAGTCTCCAATTACAAGACGGTTGAATTGTAACGGCATCTCATCTCCGTACCTGCCTCCAAGAGACAGAG ATATAGACCTGTTTGGAGCAGAACCATTTGATCCGTTCATTTGTGGACCTGCTGTCTTCACCCCAGACATCCAGTCCAAACTGGATGAGATGCag GAGGGGTTCCAAATGGGACTGACTCTAGAGGGGACGGTGTTTTCTCTGGACAGCCGATGCTGA
- the gulp1b gene encoding PTB domain-containing engulfment adapter protein 1 isoform X7, giving the protein MRLDGLRFAGNNYKINLPCDFSLESVLTSQALLKLCRMNRAFNRRKDKPSMHTPEALVRSHVVYNAKFLGITEVEQPKGTDMVRVAVRKLKFQRHIKKSEGQKTPKVELQISIYGVKILDPKTKEMQHNCQLHRMSFCADDKTDKRIFTFICTEPETKKHLCYVFDSEKCAEEITLAIGQAFDLAYKKFLESGGKDVETRKQIGNLQKRIQDLEMENSKLKKKLKELEDQLMDSRCSPAGSIQARAPSTDIFDMVPFTPESPITRRLNCNGISSPYLPPRDRDIDLFGAEPFDPFICGPAVFTPDIQSKLDEMQEGFQMGLTLEGTVFSLDSRC; this is encoded by the exons GTGATTTCTCATTGGAGTCTGTCCTCACCTCACAGGCACTTCTCAAACTCTGCAGAATGAACAGGGCTTTTAACAGGAGAAAGG ATAAACCAAGTATGCACACACctgaagccttggtgagaagTCATGTTGTGTATAATGCAAAG TTCTTGGGAATCACAGAAGTGGAGCAGCCCAAAGGGACAGACATGGTCCGTGTGGCCGTCAGGAAGCTGAAG TTTCAAAGGCACATCAAGAAGTCAGAGGGGCAGAAAACTCCCAAAGTGGAGCTTCAGATCTCTATATATGGTGTGAAGATATTGGACCCTAAAACTAAG GAGATGCAGCATAACTGCCAACTTCACAGAATGTCCTTCTGTGCAGATGACAAAACAGATAAAAGAATCTTCACCTTTATCTGTACAGAACCCGAGACGAAGAAACACCTGTGCTACGTGTTTGACAGTGAAAAATGT GCGGAGGAGATCACACTTGCTATTGGACAAGCCTTTGATCTCGCCTACAAAAAGTTCCTAGAGTCAGGTGGAAAAGATGTAGAGACGAGGAAACAGATTGGAAACCTTCAGAAACGA ATTCAGGATTTGGAGATGGAGAACTCAAAACTGAAGAAGAAGCTCAAAGAACTGGAGGATCAGCTGATGGATTCTCGCTGCTCACCA GCTGGAAGCATACAAGCTAGAGCGCCCTCCACTGACATATTTGATATGGTTCCATTCACCCCTGAGTCTCCAATTACAAGACGGTTGAATTGTAACGGCATCTCATCTCCGTACCTGCCTCCAAGAGACAGAG ATATAGACCTGTTTGGAGCAGAACCATTTGATCCGTTCATTTGTGGACCTGCTGTCTTCACCCCAGACATCCAGTCCAAACTGGATGAGATGCag GAGGGGTTCCAAATGGGACTGACTCTAGAGGGGACGGTGTTTTCTCTGGACAGCCGATGCTGA